The nucleotide window cctaaacctccggagggttagctacatCGGTCTGACAGTGTGCGATCGCAATGATGACCTGATTCCGTGTGTATAGCTAGATAGTAGACgatctcgctacgcttacctggttatAAGttgatttgaggtaaggtcgtgtaatgggtctatgggaccggccattaGGTATTATTTGGACTcggcgccgtatttatttaagcatcatgtaTTGGTTTTCAAGTTAGAAAATATTGTAAagtttgtcattttttttttaatgacacGGTTTGAGTATGTTTTTATATTGTGGCCACAAAGCAATACATtattgttttcaaacctagtcgagaTGTTTTCCCAATGAGCATTGAGGCCCAAAGCTCATTCCTACAATAGTGTGGATGCAGGAACtatgcactggtgacgggattgACAAATGGAGCAGGGTGTGAGGAAATAGCTTTGGTGAATAGTTGTAATAGAAATCAGGTTCCGTGTCTAGTCTTGAACTCTATCTCTTGAAAGTCATTAATCCAGAACTTGATAGTCCTTGTTCCGTCTTGTATAAAAAATGTGTCAAGTCTTGTTTACTTTACTGGTGAATCAGAATCACTCTAGACGGACTAGTTCGATAAATGATTTTaaaagttttcacctcaaaaggtATTTCAACGTTTCCACTATGCGTTTTACAAAAAACTATTTAACAAAAATGCCTTGCGGATTTTTAGGATGTAAACTGAACATTCAGTTTATATCTTAGAGACATGCGGTACTGTGATGTGCTCAAGCTGATGAAAtgcagtttggggcgttacattTTCCCTACCAAGTAAGAATTTTACAAATTGCAATAGACGTTAAAACTATACTAGTTAGTTACGTGGctatatttatttttggtttaaCATCATTAATTAGAGGTATAATGTACGTGCAAGACACACTAAAAATTAATGCatgaatatatatttgaatttctcGTAATAGTATAGtaactttattttgttgttttgctttAAATTTGCTAGTATTATATTGCTTTAAATTTACGGTTCCTATTCCAAGGATGTGAAGACAACCTCTTGACCACAAAGGTTTCATTCTCACTTCGGTCAAAAAAATAGGTGAGAAGATATTCTACCAAATTTTTCCGCACCAATAAAAACTTTAAAGTCACTTCACTTCAATCAAATTTCTTTTGGACTGTGTGTTACTGCATTTGAATTTGATAACGCAAATAAGAGAATATAACCTCCATAAGAGAAAAGTAAACAATATATTCAAACATTCTTCCAGACATTTTCCTCCCTGCCACTTATTTCTATATGCTCTGATCGACTAAATGAAACTGCAATCAACCAGAGACAATTGGTGTCTTGGCTAATCCCactatctttttttttggcaCATGAGCACACTACAATATACTATTTGAGCACCTTACATAAAAGCtagaaaactaaaagaaaatgaatcaaaattagCACCCCATGACTTTGTTGGGTTGCAGCACAGGTTTCTCAACCACAGAGCCATCGTTCCCAGCCAGAGCCCTATATTTGTCTTTCCTCGTAAAACTAGTGATATCATACGAAAGGCTTGCCGCTATAGCCCTCTGTATATAATTCGCCACATCATGGCTCGACTTGCCCGCCCCGCAAGTCAACTCTGCTGGCAGCTTGTTCAAAAATGTGACCTCGTATTCTGGGCTAGGGTTCATGAAGAAGTAAAAAGGGTCCATTCCCTTCCACCCACGCGCCGTCGTCCCGTGGAACATGCTCATCTTATTCACCATCGCCACCGGAACGAGCTCGTCGGTTAGTTCAGCAAAAAGCGCGGAGAACCTCAACAGAAACGGCTCCCGGCAGGTGGTCCCCTCGGGGCAGATTGCAAGGTCACCTTCTTCTAGTAGCTTCTTGATCATGGCGGCGTCTTTGGCGCGGTCGCGGTTGAGGCGAACGGTCTTGATGGGGGAGATGAACTCCGACAGACGAGAGACGGAGTAGGTGACGGCGGGGATGGGGCGGCCGAGGGCGGTGGAGAGGAAGATGGGGTCGAGGAGGGTGCGGTGGGAGCAGATGAAGAGGACGCCGGACTGGCCGGTGGATTTTTTGGCCGGAGGGGGTGGGGTGCCCTTAACAGTGACACGGACACCGAGGACCCAGAAGGCATAATAGACGACTGGCATGGGTAGGAGGGAGCCGGCGGCGATTCGGAGGCAGGCGAGGAAGAAGCCGATGGGGAGCCAGAGGATGGTAAGGAGGGCCATGAGAGGTGTAGGCTTTTGGACTAGGCGGCCGTCGTGGAAGACTATGGGCTTAGGGAGCTTTTCTCTGGTTACTGCTTCCACTTTGGGGTTGGGCGGTACCATGTAACCCTCCTGATATTCATACATGTTTAGTCTTGTTAGGATGATGACAATAGTTATTTTAACGTTAAAAGACACAAACTTTGGTTTGTAAGTTGTAACTGCATGACACTTTTTACATGGTATTTTAGGCTAAAGATTCTCTCGAACTGATAATTTCATTGGTTCATCATTAATTGCTTTAGAATTAGAGTTTACCTTTCagattattaaatttactcaaAACTAGAGAGCTAAGTGCTAAATCATGGTCATCCAATTATTCTTTACCCTATAACATAATCAGTCCTTACAGTTTTAGCAGTTACATGTTAAGTAACAAATGGTTATAATATCTAGCGTACGTGATGTGTATACTAGGTTAACTTCTATCTAAATGGTTCAAGTTATGGTATCTGCCAGTTATGTAATTGACTCATATTTAAGTTACACATAATAAGATCACGAACCTTGCAAAGTGCCATGAAAGGAATATCAGTGTGTCTATCTCCAAGCCCAATCTCTGGCTGTACATCTCCAAAAGCCTTCTTAAGAGCATCAGCCTTCTTCTCTGCTACAAGCACACCAGGTGGAGAAACAAAGCCAGTGGCTTTACCCTTGTAGGTTGCTATTTCAGTCCCCAAAACCGTATCAAATCCAAGGAAATCCTTACAAAATGCTTCCACCATAATCCTAGGGTTGGCAGTAAGAATATACCGCTTCTCGCACGTAGAGAGCACGCGCCACGACTCAGGGTGAATGTCACTCGAGTAAAACTTAGGTAGCACGGCACGGGCCACTGACTCGATCTCAGACACCCTCACACCGGCAAATGTTGTGAAGATCAGAACTTGGATTCCGGCCGATTCAGATACGAAGTAATAGAGGATTCCAGCTAATGGGGAGACCAAGAGCAAGAATAGGAGCCTTAAAATCCCACCGACCTCAAAAGCAATGAGAGCAAAGTAAGGAAAAGAGCTGCGGCCTCTTAGCAAGGTCCCATCCATGTCCGCAACCACCGTGTGGTTTTCTCGGCCGTTCGATGAGCATTTGTCGATGGTTGGGAAGGTGGTTATAGCCATTGTGGCCTTACTGATTGGATTAGTACTTAGAACTGGCCAACTTTTTGAAAGAGAAATTAATACATGCCAAGTATATATAGGAACATATAGAGTTGGTTTCTCTGAAGGAACACCAAAACGAGACGAAGGAAAATTTGGTTAATGAGAACAATGTACGACATATCCAAAAGGGTTTGACATGCAGACAGCTTAGATATTGTTATATTCGAGGGTAGCTAACCCTTGTTTTTGGAGTAGAAGGGATCAATAGATGGAATATCATCAGGGTCTGCGAAATTTGGTGttatcttgttttgttttcatcGCCCAtttcttgtttgattgaatATACTCATAATAGTACAAGTAGATCGACTATTCTGGTTTCCAAAATTGAGTACCTCCATGATTTCCAGCTCGTCTCGTAATCTCACACGCGATCACAtactatatattaatatatgatACTATCATCCCACATGTTTCGACACCTTGAATTATGGATACCATTTTGATGCgtctttttcaattttcatttttgcCTGAAGGTGATGTGATCCACCGACATAAATGGTTTGAAGTGACCAGCATTGTCGTTAATAACAATGATTTCTTGTTACCACAAAAGAACGAAGAGACACAGTAAGCTGGGGGGGTGTTATGTTAGAAGTCAGAACAATGCCAAATCCAAAAAGGTGACTGGTTCGAGGCTCATTCATGCTTAATCTGCATTACCAGATGTTTAGCAAGGTTGTGTTTTATTGTCAAAAATCAAACTAGGCAATCACTCATTATTTGGATTCCTCTTGATCTACTAACATTGGGCAAAATCTTTCGATCATACAACTTACATTAGACTTTCAAAATTCTACTTTTATCCCCCTCcccctttttaaaaaaataaataaatagataaataaaatgctggtgcagctgccctcaaatcttgattaatgaaattgccgAATACAAATGGGGGACATTGAACCTAAACAtatgattacaataagcatatatCTAGATTATTCCTCGAAATAATATCAGGGATCTCTACAGaagacatgtattctaacaagcaccaactagcaaacaGTAGTGCTCCACTAGCTACTCcatttgacatagcggtgatataacggaaagataactcgatatataacccgattacaacatagcataattaccataagcacagctttcctactatgttgccaccgAATGATagatccgacgacacttagtctcACCATGTCACTAGGCGGTAACGATCATTTGACGAAGGAAGGAAATCGCCTcttacctagagcagacaaggcacttagagtgcacacacaaacacatatccCGACTAGCCCTACAAGACTAttgtagggacttattgcttGCAAAAAGCGTCACAGAACTAACCAACTTAAATaactaaaaaatttaaataaaataaacccTAAGGCCGGGCCCAAAAAGTGAAGCCAAACCCAAACTCCAGCCCGCAACGGGCCAACAAGCAGTACCCTAGCCCAAAAGACAAAACCAGCAAGGGGGCCTTCTCCAATCCTCCAGGCCCAAGTCAGTGGCTGCACCGCCCCGCCTCCAAACTTGCCTCTGCACCACCCGCATAGGGTCACCATCACTTCTTCGTCTCTGTCTGTCCATCGGCGGGCGACTGTCCCAGTCCCCACTCCACACCAGTTAGCAAATCGAAGGTCTGCATCTGGATTCAAATCAAACATCCAAGCACCACCTGCAACAAACACAACCAACCATCGATTCATCCCACCCAGCCATCGAAACCAGCCCGCCGACCACTGACTGCCACTGACTCGATCGCACTCTATCCAACATCGATTCCAGCCCAAAGCTAGGACGCCGCCACTCCCTGCAATCGAGAAAGAAGAGCAAGCCACCTCCAGATTCAATCCTCCAAGCCTGAGATATGTTGGTGATACAAATCACCCGTCTAGCCACGCACATCGTGCGCTGGCTAGGCTTGAGGCCATCACCAATGCCTAGTCGCAGCCAAACAGGAAGGAGAGCAGACAACGACATTCTCTAGGTTTTCAGCGCGTGGAGCACGTTCTATAAGGATGAGTGTGTATTTACTTTTAGGGAAATTATTACATGGTCCCGGACCATGGTACGTGTGGTGGTTTGGGTTAATGTTATTGACCCATATGTCTTGCAGTTATTTAtgatttatcttctttttttctcacCCCTGCATGATCCCTACTAAATTCAAATGATACTATTGACTTGGACAACCACATGACAGTGCCACATGATACTCCGGGACCACAAAATAATTCCTCTAACTTTTATCCCTTTCTTATATGAACAAATCTTAAACATAattgggtggttctagttggacctccaaatttgatatttggacctctcatatTAGACctctaattcatttttttatatatttaaaaagctaagtacacctccttaattttaccaaaacacccttgaacaatTAAATCTATATTttcaacacatttttttttttaatctcttaTCAATTCAACCAAGAAAAATTTTGTGAGGGTAGCTGCTTAcattttttatgtactttcagtGACGGAACCAGAAGGTGATTCTTAGAAAGCCCGAACAACTAGACAATTATaaagatttttcttttaatccgtatcataggttttttttttcccccagtATGGATGGTTGTAAAAAAGACTCTTGGtccttcagaaaaaaaaaaacttttggttCTCAAATAATTTAGTAATAGCTACACCAAAatatttgttaaaggaaaatccaaatcaaattgttttgatttacttttgtattaaatgataaggccatatatagaaattaattattttaggtaaattataatgttatataaggaaattccaaaagaagtttgaatgttatattaatgcgaTTGtctaaaagaaaattgaatgttatattaatgagggaggtaagaagagtatttgtttttttttctttctctctctttgtccttatttgtcttttcatatgagttgacaaagtctattgataattgaaaaaagttggagatccaaatatcaaatttaaaggtccaactagaaccacccaacATAATTATCTAAcatattgtaaaaaaaaaaaaaaaaatccttgtgAAGTTGTTTTAGAAGTTctttaaattttattatttcaGAGTTTAGAATTGATCGATCAATCAAGTTTTATCTTATCAGAAAGTATGTTTAAGGCTAATTCTCGATTTTCAAACATATCTCAAAATTTAGGAGTTAGACTTAAAAATGTAAACAAAGAAACCAGTAATTTAATATCGTAATCGCCACTTAACGAGCAACACCACTAAATCTCACCCTTGGTCATTTTAGTATTATCTTGTTTTGTAAAATATAGAAGTTTAATATTACCTCATTAAACTAGTAACTGaaaaaagaatgaaatgttTCGTTGGAATATAAAAGGAAACAGAGCAATCTTGACCATAATATTAATTTTCATTGACTTTTAAAATACTCTTAATCagtacgttttttttttttttgatctgaGTACCCAGTACCTTTAACGTGACCTACCCGACAGGCCAACACCGTTTCAGACCTGCTTTGGCACTTAGCACCCTGCTACGACGCCGTTTTCGCCAAAGCGAGCGAAATGCTGGGCTGCAACGCACACTAGATGTTATTTAGTTTCCTTTTTACTTTCAAACCCGTCAAATTCGCCAAACACTATAGTCCAAAACAAAGCGCTCTTTCTGCTTTTGttcataacatatatatatacatatttatgaACCCACTAATCTCTATCAGTCTCTAAGCTAAAACCCTCTTTCCCGTTCTCTTCAATTCTGGGCTGAATCTCATCCCATTGGTCGTCAAAAGTTGATATCCTGAGGGGCATTTCGGGAACAATGAAGCGACGCAAGTTCGACCCGGTGCTGTCTCACACTCGGCTGAGATTGCTTCAAATCCTCATGGCCACACTGTTGGTTTACTTTCTAATCACCAGCTTCGAAGCCCCGAAAACCGGGTGGGATTCCGGCGAGGAATACGACGCCTCGTTCGAGCTGTTTAGCGACTCGTCGTTGTCCAGAGAGGGGTTAACGGAAGCTTTGAGTAGGCCCACTGACGGCCCCCGGCTTCGAGGCTCGCCGTTTCAGACACCCGAGCGGAGAATGCGGGAGTCAAAGAGAGTCTCGGGTTTGGTTTTCGAGGAGGAGAAGACTCAGTTTGACGGAAATGTGAGTGAGGCGGACGAGGTTTTCGGGCTTCACAAGGCGGCCGCGGAGGCCTGGAGAGTGGGGAAGAAGCTCTGGGCCGAGATTGAGTCCGGCAAAATTGAATTGGACAAGTCCGAGAACCGGTCCGACCCGTGCCCGCATTCGTTTTCGGTGACCGGGTCCGAATTTCACGCCCGGAACCGGGTGATGGTGATCCCGTGCGGACTGACGCTGTGGTCGCACATTACGGTGGTGGGTACGCCGCGGTGGGCCCGCCCGGAGTATGATCCGAAGATTGCGGTGGTGAAGGAGGGGGAGGAGGCGGTGATGGTTTCGCAGTTCATGATGGAACTGCAGGGGTTGAAGAATGTGGAGGGGGAGGACCCGCCGAGAATATTGCATTTCAATCCGAGATTAAAGGGGGATTGGAGTAACAAGCCGGTGATTGAGCACAACACTTGTTATAGGATGCAATGGGGTTCGGCGCTCCGGTGTGAGGGCTGGCAATCCCGGGCTGATGAAGAAACCGGTACGTTGGTTGCTGTAATGTGTGTTTGTTGCATTTGGTATGGTTATTTTTGTGATTTTCGCCATTTTGTGTTGGTAGGGAAGCTTTGAAAGGTACATGGTCTCACACTTTTGCTGATGatgttattttttatatatatatttttttttatgaagttgATGGACTGGTGAAATGCGAGAAGTGGATtcgtgatgatgatgatcgcTCGGAAGAATCAAAGGCCATATGGTGGTTGAACAGGTTGATAGCAGGGACAAGGAAGGTGACCATAGACTGGCCGTACCCTTTTGTAGAGGGCAGGATGTTTGTACTCACCTTGAGTGCTGGCTTGGAAGGTTATCATATCAATGTTGATGGTAGACATGTCACTTCTTTCCCTTATCGCACGGTGAGTACCGTTTTTGTATTGCCCCCCTGCATTGTGATCAAATGCAGCCATATCTTACCGTTTTGTTTTGCATCATTGACAGGGATTTGTTCTCGAGGATGCCACCGGACTGTTTGTAAATGGAGATGTTGATGTGCACTCTGTCTATGCTGCCTCCTTACCTACATCACATCCTAGTTTTGCTCCACAGTTGCATCTTGAGATGGTTACTAAGTGGAAGGCTCCACCTCTTCCCTATGGGCATGTCGAGTTGTTCATTGGCATTCTTTCTGCTGGCAACCATTTTGCTGAGCGGATGGCTGTGAGGAAGTCCTGGATGCAGCATAAGTTAGTCAAGTCTTCACGTGTTGTTGCTCGTTTTTTTGTAGCATTGGTAAGGGTGATTGTGGAATGCATGTATAGCTTTATGATACAGCTTTTAAGTTTATATTATAACTGCTTGGTTTTAATTCTATGTCAAAGATCTCACAGCTCTTGAATTTACATTTTGACAGCATGGTAGAAAGGAAGTAAACCTGGAGCTAATGAAAGAAGTAGAATATTTTGGTGACATTGTTATAGTTCCTTATATGGATAACTATGATCTTGTAGTACTGAAgaccatagcaatttgtgaatATGGGGTACGTTTTAGGACGAAACTTCGGTTGCCTATTTATGGTTTCCTTACAGAAAATACTTCATCTCAATGTATATGGTTCTTTACAGGTTAGAACCGTGCCTGCAAAGTATATCATGAAGTGTGATGATGACACCTTTGTCCGGGTGGATGCTGTGCTCAAGGAAGCACGGAAAGCGCGTAAACATAGAAGCCTATATATAGGAAATTTGAACTACCACCACAAGCCTCTTCGTCATGGTAAATGGGCAGTGACATATGAGGTATCAATGATTCTGCTCTTGTCCATTCATTTTAAAGGCAATTTCTATATGTTGAACTTGATGCGCAACTTATACAGTTTATAAGGGTACTCTTCAAGAAATTCTGGTATTCCCATGCTCTTATTGACCTTTATACTCTGAACAGAGAATCTCAGTGGTTGTGATTTGGCCCTTTCTGTTCTTATTTAAAAAGACAATTATACAAACTGATGAGATGTTTATTAGTTTCGCATCTCATGCATAGTTCAGATTGTATTGCTATTATGGACATGCCCTGTGTCACATGTTAGTATGCTTTGTTATAAATTCCTATTAGAGTATTGTTCTTCACTTCAAGATGCTCAGAAATATAGCACCAAAAAATGAACGAATTTGTATTACTTCAGCCTACCTgaggattttagaaaattgacACCCATATGTTATTATCAAACTCTCTAGCTTTCTCTGTGAATACTTCACTTGGATATCTCATCTACCTGATTGCAGTTGACTATTGCATGGAACATCGTATGCAACTAGTTTTGAAATCATTAGGATAGTCTAGTATTTAGCTCCTAGCGGCCAATTTGTTGATCAGATTCACgtaaaattattttaattatgtCACGAACGATTTCTCATCTTTATTTTCTTCCTTGGTGAGCTCCAGGAATGGCCAGAAGAAGATTATCCAACCTATGCAAATGGTCCAGGTTACATCGTCTCCTCCGATGTAGCAAAATTCATCCTATCTGAGTTTGAAAAGAACAAGTTGCGAGTATGTTATATAGATTACTATCTCTTATTTTCAAGCCGGTTGAAGGTCAGGGCTTTGTATGAACCTAATATCCAAAACCTGTGCAGTTGTTCAAGATGGAAGATGTGAGCATGGGAATGTGGGTGGAGCAGTTCAACGATTCTAGACCAGTGGAGTATGTGCACAGTTTGAAGTTCTGCCAACATGGGTGCATTGAAAACTATTACACTGCGCATTACCAATCCCCGAGGCAGATGATATGCATGTGGGGCAAATTGCAGCATAATGGGAAACCCCAATGCTGCAATATGAGATGACCATGGTAAAtaggaaattttatttttccttacaaTACAGTGAATTGGAGAAAGCAtacagagaaaaaaaacaagttttGCAGTCAATACTAGAATAGCCCTGTAAATATTCATTGGGGGTTTAAGTTATTTACGAAGCTGCTGAGCCCTTTTCCGAATCCCTTCATTTTGCCCATCTCCTCTCCTATGATCAGCTGATCCTAAACATAAGAGGTTTGGTCTTTCTCGTTTTCTGGTTTAGGATTCAGTACTTGTATCTTAGCGACTGATACATTAAAGCCGTTCTCAGAGAAGAAAAGGAGCTTTGAAGTTTTTAAGTTTTATTAATTGTACTGCAAGTTACCAAGGATCTTAGTACCAGATTTACTGCACTGCTCCTCTAGAATGTTTAGAGCCGTGAAACATGAACCTTCTATATTTGCATTCTGGAGCATACCATAAAGCGATCGGTGATAAAGATGGAACCTTCACAATAAAAAGCGATTCTTTCTTAGTGGGTTATAGTGCTATAAAGAAGGAACCCTATTCCCAtaatcttctcttttatttatactCTTGCTTTAAAGTTGTACCAACTCAATCCCTGCTGGGTTATTTTAGGTTCAAGTGTATATGCTCGATGGCAGTCGGGCATGCTCTACTTCAGACGGTCACTGTCCGAGAACCCACCGGGCCTACTTTCTAGTAAGAGAACATTTTCAATATGAAGATAATCAACGGTACATGTACAATCCATTCCGAGATGACAATAATCCTTTACCTCAAGGACTTAATTAACTTAAAATACCTACCCTACAAACATGCATTGTGGAGACTTGGTTATTACATGagaacaagaaggaaaaaactCAAACCTCAGCATTGCATTTGATTAACAATCTAGTGGTCTACAAGTGTACTGAAACCAATAGCCACACCAAACAATAGAATAGCCAGGTCCCTGCAAGAACACCAAGACAACTTCAGCAATCAAATAAGAGTAACAATCTAAATTTAAAAAGGGTAAAAACTGAAGTATGTACCAGAGTGCCCCGATGCAATAAGCCTCGAGCCATAACTATAGGGCGATCCAAAGTAGCAATCGTTTGTAGTGTTCAAACCATTCGGACAATTACATATAAACGAGTTATAAGCTCCATAGTACCCACAAACCCCATTACTCCTCTCACAATTAAAACATGAACTGGGAAACTCATTATTCACATTGAACTTATACTTGAGCGCTATCCCATACTTCCAACTATTAGGGTCGGATTCACGGCCATTGAAGCTGTAAAAACCAGAATAAGAGCTGCATTGTAGCTTCTGCAAGTCCATCTCGAAAGCCGGCCCGAGATCCACCGGCGTGTAAACGCAACACGTGGCGATGGGAAGATTGATGAAGCTTATAGCCCTGCATGAATACAAGTAGCTGCAGATGGGTGCACCTTGGTTATCACAAAGAGAGAGCTTGGAGTTGTCACTGCTGTAAAGGCTGCCGTTGGATGATGAGGTGGAGCAGTCGAGCAAGGCGAAGATGTTGTCGTCTTGGAAGGTGAACGGCGCGTCGTAGTTGAGGCTGAAGCCTTTGCTGGGTTGAGTGCAGGAGCAGGTGGACATGGAGGGGTCTGAGATGTAGAGGACTTGTTTTGTGTAGTCTATGTTGGTGATGGGGTAGGATCCGGTGTGGGTGGTGAATGTGAGCTTGTCTTGGTTGCATGTTACGGATTGGTGGAAGCGCGGGTCGCCGCAGCCGGGGTCACTGCCGAATGGGAAGTTAAGAGGGATTCTgttgcaggatctttggcaaaTTTGGGATGTGATTGAGGAGGGTAGAGtaaggaagatgaagaagatgaaggaggTGATAGTAGTTGAAGGATGACTAAGCTTCATTGTTGTGGCTATAGGATTGAAGGAGAGATGAAGTCAGTATTGAAGAGAGTGTGAGAAGTGAGCCTCAGTGTGTTAGTATTTATAGGAAAAATGTGTTTTGTTAGCTAGCTTGATATACATTAATCGGAAATGAAAGACAGTACTTAAATAGCATTTTCAACATTCTTTTAGACTAAGatatttaacatggtatcaaagtCTTATTAGTTGCTGTACATATGATAATTTATTACTAATGTAatgaatttttatttaaatgCGTAGTGTTAAATTTGCTTATTAGGGGACGTAATTTAATAAACTAATATTATCGCAACAAATAAATTCAACTACATAACAAGATTGTTCGAACGGCCTTCCTGCAGTCCGCCCCGGGACCTAATCTCTATATATAAAATGAAGTGGAAGCTGCTTGGTAGAGAGTTttaagttttcaacttttagGGAGAGGAACTTGGGATCTCGCCACTTTCGGTGTTTGGGCGGCTACTAGCTGGTTGAGCTTTTGATCATGTCCTTGCTTTCCCCTATTATTAGATGCCTTGTTTCCACTGCTAGCTAGGTCTTTCTCTCACACACATTTAAGACTTCCTCGTTGTACTATAACCAAAATACTTGGTCATTTGAGCTTTCTTGGGATCTTATGTAGTTTCCAGTTCCCAATAGATTGCTGAACAAGTTTACACTGAATCATTCTTTCTGCCATATATTAcgaattgtaattttttttttcctcattgCCTGCTGAACAAGTTCATAGTATTCAGAGATTGACTCATCTTATCCGATATTTCGAGATTCATAAAGAAATGTAGAGTAGTTTTAAAACAGCAATTAATGAAGTAACATTATAACTGTTGAATCTTACTCGCACATAAATCTCACATGCTTTCCTGGATCTTGGTCCTGTAATCTCACATGGCTTGTGACCCACTGAAAATGGCGATCTCAAAAACAAGTCCGGAGGGTAATGGTCATTTTTTAGGTCCGTAACTAGCATGCATACCTCAAGAAACAAGATATGCAAGTAAAAATGTCCACATATAAAGATGCACTAAAGCTGCAATTTGATATGTACAAATGAAATGATCTATGTCGAAATATGTTAGTATTTgtctatttctcaaaaaaaaaaaaaatgtcgaaATATGTTAGTAGTCGGTAATGGAATGCA belongs to Rosa chinensis cultivar Old Blush chromosome 4, RchiOBHm-V2, whole genome shotgun sequence and includes:
- the LOC112200280 gene encoding glycerol-3-phosphate acyltransferase RAM2, with product MAITTFPTIDKCSSNGRENHTVVADMDGTLLRGRSSFPYFALIAFEVGGILRLLFLLLVSPLAGILYYFVSESAGIQVLIFTTFAGVRVSEIESVARAVLPKFYSSDIHPESWRVLSTCEKRYILTANPRIMVEAFCKDFLGFDTVLGTEIATYKGKATGFVSPPGVLVAEKKADALKKAFGDVQPEIGLGDRHTDIPFMALCKEGYMVPPNPKVEAVTREKLPKPIVFHDGRLVQKPTPLMALLTILWLPIGFFLACLRIAAGSLLPMPVVYYAFWVLGVRVTVKGTPPPPAKKSTGQSGVLFICSHRTLLDPIFLSTALGRPIPAVTYSVSRLSEFISPIKTVRLNRDRAKDAAMIKKLLEEGDLAICPEGTTCREPFLLRFSALFAELTDELVPVAMVNKMSMFHGTTARGWKGMDPFYFFMNPSPEYEVTFLNKLPAELTCGAGKSSHDVANYIQRAIAASLSYDITSFTRKDKYRALAGNDGSVVEKPVLQPNKVMGC
- the LOC112195850 gene encoding hydroxyproline O-galactosyltransferase GALT6, encoding MKRRKFDPVLSHTRLRLLQILMATLLVYFLITSFEAPKTGWDSGEEYDASFELFSDSSLSREGLTEALSRPTDGPRLRGSPFQTPERRMRESKRVSGLVFEEEKTQFDGNVSEADEVFGLHKAAAEAWRVGKKLWAEIESGKIELDKSENRSDPCPHSFSVTGSEFHARNRVMVIPCGLTLWSHITVVGTPRWARPEYDPKIAVVKEGEEAVMVSQFMMELQGLKNVEGEDPPRILHFNPRLKGDWSNKPVIEHNTCYRMQWGSALRCEGWQSRADEETVDGLVKCEKWIRDDDDRSEESKAIWWLNRLIAGTRKVTIDWPYPFVEGRMFVLTLSAGLEGYHINVDGRHVTSFPYRTGFVLEDATGLFVNGDVDVHSVYAASLPTSHPSFAPQLHLEMVTKWKAPPLPYGHVELFIGILSAGNHFAERMAVRKSWMQHKLVKSSRVVARFFVALHGRKEVNLELMKEVEYFGDIVIVPYMDNYDLVVLKTIAICEYGVRTVPAKYIMKCDDDTFVRVDAVLKEARKARKHRSLYIGNLNYHHKPLRHGKWAVTYEEWPEEDYPTYANGPGYIVSSDVAKFILSEFEKNKLRLFKMEDVSMGMWVEQFNDSRPVEYVHSLKFCQHGCIENYYTAHYQSPRQMICMWGKLQHNGKPQCCNMR
- the LOC112195851 gene encoding LEAF RUST 10 DISEASE-RESISTANCE LOCUS RECEPTOR-LIKE PROTEIN KINASE-like 1.5 — translated: MKLSHPSTTITSFIFFIFLTLPSSITSQICQRSCNRIPLNFPFGSDPGCGDPRFHQSVTCNQDKLTFTTHTGSYPITNIDYTKQVLYISDPSMSTCSCTQPSKGFSLNYDAPFTFQDDNIFALLDCSTSSSNGSLYSSDNSKLSLCDNQGAPICSYLYSCRAISFINLPIATCCVYTPVDLGPAFEMDLQKLQCSSYSGFYSFNGRESDPNSWKYGIALKYKFNVNNEFPSSCFNCERSNGVCGYYGAYNSFICNCPNGLNTTNDCYFGSPYSYGSRLIASGHSGTWLFYCLVWLLVSVHL